In Prionailurus viverrinus isolate Anna chromosome C2, UM_Priviv_1.0, whole genome shotgun sequence, one DNA window encodes the following:
- the LOC125175253 gene encoding H/ACA ribonucleoprotein complex subunit 3-like gives MFLQYYLNDQGNRVYTLKKLDPMRQQTCSAHPARFSPDDKYSRHRITIKKRFKVLMTQQLCPVL, from the coding sequence ATGTTTCTCCAGTATTACCTCAACGATCAGGGAAACCGGGTCTATACACTGAAGAAGCTTGACCCTATGAGACAGCAGACCTGCTCAGCTCATCCTGCTCGGTTCTCCCCAGATGACAAATACTCTCGACACCGAATCACCATCAAGAAACGCTTCAAGGTGCTCATGACCCAGCAACTGTGCCCTGTCCTCTGA